One genomic window of Nocardioides daphniae includes the following:
- a CDS encoding AzlD domain-containing protein, with the protein MTWAALVVGGLACYLLKLAGMSLPSAVLDHPLVRRVADLIPVALLAALIAVQVFTSGTALAVDARVAGLGFAVVALVLRAPFLVVVFGAAVTAALVRLA; encoded by the coding sequence ATGACCTGGGCTGCCCTGGTGGTCGGCGGACTGGCCTGCTACCTGCTCAAGCTGGCAGGCATGTCCCTGCCGTCGGCCGTGCTCGACCACCCGCTCGTACGCCGCGTGGCCGACCTGATCCCGGTTGCCCTGCTCGCCGCGCTGATCGCGGTCCAGGTCTTCACGTCCGGCACCGCTCTGGCCGTGGACGCCAGGGTGGCCGGCCTAGGCTTCGCCGTGGTGGCGCTGGTGCTCCGGGCGCCGTTCCTGGTGGTGGTCTTCGGGGCGGCGGTCACCGCCGCCCTCGTACGCCTGGCCTGA
- a CDS encoding GNAT family N-acetyltransferase: MSAPTADVSVRVAWAEDAPAIAAVQVRAWRHDWSEVLPADRLPDDPRALEPSWRASLVSPGDARRRVLVALERDRLVGFVLTGPATDPDCDQVVVGEMTDLTVDPAQRGAGHGSRLLQAAVDTLVADRFTTAVTWVGSRDDALRTFLTDAGWAADGAHRELALDEDATEGVRQVRLHTSIG; this comes from the coding sequence ATGAGCGCTCCCACCGCCGACGTCTCCGTGCGCGTGGCCTGGGCCGAGGACGCCCCGGCCATCGCTGCCGTCCAGGTCCGAGCCTGGCGCCACGACTGGTCCGAGGTGCTGCCGGCCGACCGCCTGCCCGACGACCCGCGGGCGCTGGAGCCGTCCTGGCGCGCCTCCCTGGTCTCCCCCGGCGACGCGCGGCGCCGGGTGCTGGTGGCCCTGGAGCGCGACCGGCTGGTGGGCTTCGTCCTGACCGGCCCGGCCACCGACCCCGACTGCGACCAGGTGGTCGTCGGCGAGATGACCGACCTGACCGTCGACCCGGCCCAGCGAGGTGCCGGCCACGGGTCCCGGCTGCTGCAGGCAGCGGTCGACACCCTGGTCGCCGACCGCTTCACCACCGCGGTGACCTGGGTGGGAAGTCGCGACGACGCGCTGCGGACCTTCCTGACCGACGCCGGGTGGGCCGCCGACGGCGCGCACCGCGAGCTCGCCCTCGACGAGGACGCCACCGAGGGCGTACGGCAGGTCAGGCTGCACACCTCGATCGGCTGA